In the Chroococcidiopsis sp. SAG 2025 genome, one interval contains:
- a CDS encoding aldose epimerase, producing MFEVSQQKQQYQTYFLTDASTDSLLEVVPERGGIITRWRVRGEEILYLDAERFARPEMSIRGGIPILFPICGNLPDNTYTYQGQQYTLKQHGFARDLPWEAIDSEAKSDSASLTLVLNSNEQTRTVYPFDFQVEFTYEFKGNWLGIWQRFVNHSSAPMPFSTGLHPYFQVSDKMNLKFEIPATQFQNQITKEMHAFSGNFDFEQEELDLAFRPLSNQKASVSDNSQRLQLTWSSNYYGTLVFWTIKGKDYYCLEPWTAPRNALNTGTDLIYIEPGGEVQTWVNLDITST from the coding sequence GTGTTTGAAGTTTCACAGCAAAAACAACAATACCAGACCTACTTTCTGACGGATGCATCTACTGATTCTCTGTTGGAAGTCGTGCCAGAACGAGGGGGAATTATTACCCGCTGGCGCGTTCGGGGAGAAGAAATTCTTTACTTGGACGCGGAACGGTTTGCTCGTCCTGAAATGAGCATACGAGGTGGAATTCCCATTTTGTTTCCGATCTGCGGGAACTTACCGGATAATACCTACACGTATCAAGGACAGCAATACACGCTTAAGCAACATGGTTTTGCTCGCGATCTACCTTGGGAAGCGATCGACTCTGAGGCTAAAAGCGATAGTGCTAGCCTCACGCTCGTTCTCAATAGTAACGAGCAAACTCGCACGGTTTACCCGTTCGACTTCCAAGTAGAGTTTACCTATGAGTTTAAAGGTAACTGGCTGGGCATCTGGCAGCGGTTTGTCAATCACTCATCCGCTCCCATGCCATTTTCGACCGGGCTACACCCTTATTTCCAAGTCTCTGACAAAATGAATTTGAAATTTGAGATTCCAGCAACTCAGTTTCAAAATCAAATTACGAAGGAAATGCACGCCTTCAGCGGAAATTTTGATTTCGAGCAAGAAGAACTCGATTTAGCCTTCCGACCACTCTCAAACCAAAAGGCGAGTGTCAGCGACAATTCTCAGCGTTTACAACTGACATGGAGCAGTAATTATTACGGTACGCTAGTTTTCTGGACAATTAAGGGCAAGGACTACTATTGTTTGGAGCCTTGGACGGCTCCCCGCAATGCTTTAAATACGGGAACCGATCTGATTTATATCGAACCTGGTGGTGAAGTCCAAACTTGGGTCAATCTGGATATAACTTCTACTTAA
- the pdhA gene encoding pyruvate dehydrogenase (acetyl-transferring) E1 component subunit alpha: MVQERTLPVFHAATAQITREQGLVLYEDMVLGRMFEDKCAEMYYRGKMFGFVHLYNGQEAVSSGVVKAMRPGEDYVCSTYRDHVHALSAGVPAKEVLAELFGKATGCSKGRGGSMHMFSAEHRLLGGYAFVAEGIPVAAGAAFQSKYRREALGDATADQVTACFFGDGACNNGQFYETLNMAALWKLPILFVVENNKWAIGMAHERATSQPEIYKKASVFGMEGVEVDGMDVLAVHAVAREAVARARAGEGPTLIEALTYRFRGHSLADPDELRTKTEKEFWFARDPITRLAAYLVEQNLVQQEELKAIDRKIQQTIDEAVQFAESSPEPDPSELYRFIFAEDE; this comes from the coding sequence ATGGTTCAGGAGCGGACTTTACCCGTTTTTCACGCTGCTACAGCCCAAATCACCAGAGAACAAGGGCTAGTGCTTTACGAGGATATGGTTTTGGGGCGCATGTTTGAAGATAAATGCGCCGAAATGTATTATCGCGGTAAGATGTTTGGCTTCGTTCACCTATATAACGGTCAAGAAGCCGTCTCTTCTGGCGTAGTCAAGGCAATGCGACCGGGAGAAGATTATGTTTGCAGCACTTACCGCGATCACGTCCATGCTCTAAGTGCGGGAGTCCCTGCTAAAGAAGTATTGGCAGAGTTATTCGGTAAGGCTACAGGCTGTAGTAAAGGGCGTGGCGGTTCGATGCATATGTTTTCTGCCGAGCATCGCTTACTTGGTGGCTATGCTTTTGTTGCTGAAGGCATTCCCGTCGCCGCTGGTGCAGCATTTCAGTCTAAGTATCGTCGCGAAGCGCTAGGAGATGCAACTGCCGACCAAGTGACAGCTTGCTTTTTTGGCGATGGAGCCTGCAACAACGGTCAGTTCTACGAAACGCTAAATATGGCGGCTTTGTGGAAATTACCGATTTTATTTGTCGTCGAAAATAATAAGTGGGCGATCGGGATGGCGCACGAACGGGCAACTTCCCAGCCAGAAATTTATAAAAAAGCCAGCGTGTTTGGCATGGAGGGAGTGGAAGTAGACGGAATGGACGTGCTAGCAGTCCACGCCGTAGCTAGAGAGGCAGTAGCCCGCGCCCGTGCCGGAGAAGGACCAACTCTCATTGAAGCCCTCACCTATCGTTTTCGAGGTCACTCTCTCGCCGATCCTGACGAACTGCGTACCAAGACAGAAAAAGAGTTTTGGTTTGCTCGCGATCCAATCACGAGATTAGCAGCTTATTTAGTCGAGCAAAACCTCGTCCAGCAAGAAGAACTCAAGGCGATCGATCGCAAAATTCAGCAGACGATTGACGAAGCCGTACAATTTGCAGAAAGTAGTCCAGAACCCGATCCCAGCGAACTGTATCGCTTCATTTTTGCGGAAGACGAGTAA